From the genome of Actinacidiphila yeochonensis CN732, one region includes:
- a CDS encoding alpha-L-fucosidase produces the protein MSRRNLLRTGTAAAVAAGSGLSAATAAQAAPAGGADAVSPAGSGPIRPASVMPVEAGDTAEQILAKAAAIVPRAPQVAWQQREVTGFTHFGMNTFTDREWGSGCEDEAWFDPADADVDQWMRAYKAAGMKQVMLTAKHHDGFVVYPTRYSNHSVIASPWWYRGGTPDAEATRARARAEAARGTDPSAYWRIRQAGDTNPHGDILGSYLSAARRAGLRVGVYLSPADGSELPHAWHQTFVQQIVAKHDAGHSLSIEEQSTYDDRDRTPAGMGRYGSGSAVTTRTIPTLVEGDDRAQALAAGRLPKFTVSCDDYNAYYLNQLYELFTQYGPIDELWLDGANPWTSSGVTETYDFTTWFKLIHALSPDTVTFAGPQGTRWVGNEDGAARTTEWSVTPATADPATAHGEGLLPNGAQVDDIGSDAALTAPGVRFLQWFPAEADVSIRPGWFWHADEQPKTAAQLTQIYRDTVGRNAVMLLNVPPDKAGRVDDADVAALTAFGSAVEATYGHDLLVRARPAALARTLTDGRLETSWSPSRGATTGTVELELASGTVFDQVRLGEDIRTGQHVQAFTVSVFDGTAWTTVAEGSTIGYARVLQVAPPVGASRLRVAVTRSRGPFRLATLGLYRTAPTAG, from the coding sequence ATCAGCCGCCGGAACCTGTTGCGCACCGGGACCGCCGCCGCCGTGGCGGCCGGCAGCGGGCTGAGCGCCGCCACGGCCGCCCAGGCCGCGCCCGCCGGCGGCGCGGACGCCGTATCGCCCGCCGGCTCCGGCCCGATCCGGCCCGCCTCCGTCATGCCGGTCGAGGCCGGTGACACGGCGGAGCAGATCCTCGCCAAGGCCGCCGCCATCGTCCCGCGGGCACCCCAGGTGGCCTGGCAGCAGCGGGAGGTGACCGGCTTCACCCACTTCGGGATGAACACCTTCACCGACCGCGAGTGGGGCTCCGGCTGCGAGGACGAGGCGTGGTTCGACCCGGCGGACGCGGACGTCGACCAGTGGATGCGCGCCTACAAGGCGGCGGGCATGAAGCAGGTGATGCTCACCGCCAAGCACCACGACGGCTTCGTGGTCTACCCCACCCGCTACTCCAACCACTCCGTCATAGCCAGCCCCTGGTGGTACCGCGGCGGCACCCCCGACGCCGAGGCCACCCGTGCCCGCGCCCGGGCCGAGGCCGCCCGCGGCACCGACCCGTCGGCCTACTGGCGCATCCGCCAGGCCGGCGACACCAACCCGCACGGCGACATCCTCGGCAGCTACCTGAGCGCCGCCCGCCGGGCCGGCCTGCGGGTCGGGGTGTACCTCTCGCCCGCCGACGGCTCCGAACTCCCGCACGCCTGGCACCAGACGTTCGTCCAGCAGATCGTCGCCAAGCACGACGCCGGCCACTCCCTCAGCATCGAGGAGCAGTCGACCTACGACGACCGCGACCGCACTCCGGCCGGCATGGGCCGCTACGGCAGCGGCAGCGCCGTCACCACCCGCACCATCCCCACCCTGGTCGAGGGCGACGACCGCGCGCAGGCACTGGCCGCCGGCCGGCTGCCGAAGTTCACGGTCTCCTGCGACGACTACAACGCCTACTACCTCAACCAGCTCTACGAGCTGTTCACCCAGTACGGCCCGATCGACGAGCTGTGGCTGGACGGCGCCAACCCGTGGACGTCCAGCGGCGTCACCGAGACGTACGACTTCACCACCTGGTTCAAGCTGATCCACGCGCTCTCCCCGGACACCGTCACCTTCGCCGGACCGCAGGGCACCCGCTGGGTCGGCAACGAGGACGGGGCCGCCCGCACCACCGAGTGGAGCGTCACCCCCGCCACCGCCGACCCCGCCACCGCCCACGGCGAGGGCCTGCTGCCCAACGGCGCCCAGGTCGACGACATCGGCTCGGACGCGGCACTCACCGCGCCCGGCGTCCGCTTCCTCCAGTGGTTCCCCGCCGAGGCGGATGTCTCCATCCGCCCCGGCTGGTTCTGGCATGCCGACGAACAGCCCAAGACCGCGGCGCAGTTGACCCAGATCTACCGCGACACGGTCGGCCGCAACGCGGTGATGCTGCTCAACGTCCCGCCGGACAAGGCGGGCCGCGTGGACGACGCCGACGTCGCCGCGCTGACCGCCTTCGGCAGCGCCGTCGAGGCGACCTACGGGCACGACCTGCTGGTCCGGGCCAGGCCCGCGGCGCTGGCCCGCACCCTCACCGACGGGCGGCTGGAGACCTCCTGGTCCCCGTCGCGCGGCGCCACCACCGGCACGGTGGAGCTGGAACTCGCCTCCGGCACCGTCTTCGACCAGGTGCGGCTCGGGGAGGACATCCGCACCGGCCAGCACGTGCAGGCGTTCACCGTCTCGGTGTTCGACGGCACCGCCTGGACCACCGTCGCCGAGGGCAGCACCATCGGCTACGCGCGCGTCCTCCAGGTGGCCCCGCCGGTCGGCGCCAGCCGGCTGCGGGTGGCCGTCACCCGCTCCCGCGGCCCGTTCCGACTGGCCACGCTGGGCCTGTACCGGACGGCGCCGACCGCCGGCTGA
- a CDS encoding ADP-ribosylglycohydrolase family protein, which yields MNVAKRPATGALVGLALGDALGFPTEFNSVEMIEAKCGPWRTMELPSPAFITDDTQMTLAFARGLRTAAARGPVTEASTAGPVRDEFVAWWRSPDNNRAPGATCLSACADLSRADLRWQQASRIGSKGCGANMRVVPAALLPGLDESARSGLAQFQAALTHGHPTGLAASDLTAHTVRLLADGVRPSELVALLRGYATERRAAYREDWLGDLWQHGHDPDAARFTARGWDECLAALDRLEQVLAAPDPEADPCLATGAGWIAEEALATALLCFLLFPEEPVTTLRRAAFSSGDSDSLACLAGAFAGAYHGADAWPAPWVERLEHRDELLAIGAAWDSGRL from the coding sequence GTGAACGTCGCGAAGCGCCCTGCCACGGGCGCGCTGGTCGGCCTCGCGCTCGGCGACGCCCTCGGGTTCCCCACCGAGTTCAACTCCGTGGAGATGATCGAGGCCAAGTGCGGCCCGTGGCGGACCATGGAGCTGCCGTCCCCGGCGTTCATCACCGACGACACGCAGATGACGCTCGCCTTCGCCCGGGGCCTGCGCACGGCCGCCGCACGCGGCCCGGTGACAGAGGCGAGCACAGCGGGACCGGTACGCGACGAGTTCGTCGCCTGGTGGCGCTCACCGGACAACAACCGCGCGCCCGGCGCCACCTGCCTGAGCGCCTGCGCGGACCTCTCCCGCGCCGACCTGCGATGGCAGCAGGCCAGCCGCATCGGCTCCAAGGGCTGCGGGGCGAACATGCGGGTGGTCCCGGCCGCGCTGCTGCCGGGCCTGGACGAGTCCGCCCGCTCCGGACTGGCCCAGTTCCAAGCCGCGTTGACGCACGGCCACCCCACCGGCCTGGCCGCCTCCGACCTGACCGCGCACACGGTCCGGCTGCTCGCCGACGGAGTCCGGCCCTCCGAACTGGTCGCCCTGCTGCGCGGATACGCCACCGAGCGCCGCGCCGCCTACCGCGAGGACTGGCTCGGCGACCTGTGGCAGCACGGCCACGACCCGGACGCCGCGCGGTTCACGGCACGCGGCTGGGACGAGTGCCTCGCCGCCCTCGACCGGCTGGAGCAGGTCCTGGCCGCACCCGATCCCGAGGCCGACCCCTGCCTGGCCACCGGCGCCGGATGGATCGCCGAGGAGGCCCTGGCCACCGCGCTGCTGTGCTTCCTGCTCTTCCCGGAGGAGCCCGTGACGACCCTGCGCCGGGCCGCCTTCAGCTCCGGCGACTCGGACTCGCTGGCCTGCCTGGCCGGTGCCTTCGCCGGCGCGTACCACGGCGCCGACGCCTGGCCGGCGCCGTGGGTGGAGCGGCTGGAGCACCGCGACGAACTCCTCGCGATCGGCGCGGCCTGGGACAGCGGCCGGCTCTGA
- a CDS encoding RNA polymerase sigma-70 factor gives MSSRIEEFQELRPLLFSIAYRILGGVGEAEDAVQETWLRFEAYPTQPRSTRAFLSAVVTRISIDVLRSARVRRESYVGPWFPEPLLADPYEDPERSAELADSVSMAALLLLERLSPLERAVFVLREVFDFGFPEVAAAVGRSEAACRQLAVRARRHMAAGRPRFTADRGEREELATRFFDALREGDVEGLRELLAADVAMVGDGGGKAPQLARAVAGAEKVARLLASVFPLMARIDVGFTPQEVNGQPGAVFRDRDGRVLHTMALDVLDGRVQAIRLVLNPEKLTHMGPVADAWAVARDVRRARRPAARHDGAPLDQAPREPGPQDVEHRDMEDRDVEHLDRTPSA, from the coding sequence ATGAGCAGCAGGATCGAGGAGTTCCAGGAGCTGCGCCCGCTGCTGTTCTCGATCGCCTACCGGATACTGGGCGGCGTGGGCGAGGCCGAGGACGCGGTCCAGGAGACCTGGCTGCGCTTCGAGGCGTATCCGACGCAGCCCAGGTCGACCAGGGCCTTCCTGTCGGCGGTGGTGACGCGGATCTCGATCGACGTGCTGCGTTCGGCCCGGGTCCGGCGGGAGAGCTACGTCGGGCCGTGGTTCCCCGAGCCGCTGCTGGCGGACCCTTACGAGGACCCGGAGCGGTCGGCGGAGCTGGCCGACTCGGTGTCGATGGCCGCCCTGCTGCTGCTGGAGCGGCTCAGCCCGCTGGAGCGGGCGGTGTTCGTGCTGCGGGAGGTGTTCGACTTCGGCTTTCCCGAGGTCGCGGCGGCGGTGGGGCGTTCCGAGGCGGCCTGCCGTCAGCTGGCGGTGCGGGCACGGCGCCACATGGCCGCGGGCCGGCCGCGCTTCACCGCGGACCGCGGCGAGCGGGAGGAGCTGGCCACGCGGTTCTTCGACGCCCTGCGCGAGGGCGACGTCGAGGGTCTGCGGGAACTCCTCGCCGCCGACGTGGCGATGGTCGGCGACGGCGGCGGCAAGGCCCCGCAGCTGGCCAGGGCCGTCGCAGGCGCCGAGAAGGTGGCGCGGCTGCTCGCCTCCGTCTTCCCGCTGATGGCGCGGATCGACGTGGGGTTCACACCGCAGGAGGTCAACGGCCAGCCGGGAGCGGTCTTCCGCGACCGGGACGGCAGGGTGCTCCACACCATGGCGCTCGACGTGCTCGACGGGCGGGTCCAGGCGATCCGCCTGGTGCTCAACCCCGAAAAGCTCACGCACATGGGCCCGGTGGCGGACGCCTGGGCCGTCGCCCGCGACGTACGGCGGGCCCGGCGGCCCGCGGCCCGGCACGACGGGGCTCCCCTCGACCAGGCGCCCCGGGAGCCGGGGCCGCAGGACGTGGAGCACCGGGACATGGAGGACCGGGACGTGGAGCACCTGGACCGTACGCCCTCCGCGTGA
- a CDS encoding DoxX family protein, whose amino-acid sequence MNLALWIGTGLLAVVALAGGVSKTFVPREKLAAAHGGGWTGDAGDSFVKALGVLELLAAAGLVLPGALHIASVLVPVTAVCWVALMVGAMITHGRRAEIAFVVLNLGYLALAAFIAWGRFGPASFVH is encoded by the coding sequence ATGAACCTCGCCCTGTGGATCGGTACCGGGCTGCTGGCCGTGGTCGCCCTGGCCGGCGGCGTCAGCAAGACGTTCGTACCGAGGGAGAAGCTGGCCGCGGCCCATGGCGGAGGGTGGACCGGGGACGCCGGCGACAGCTTCGTCAAGGCCCTCGGTGTCCTCGAACTCCTCGCCGCGGCGGGGCTGGTGCTGCCGGGCGCGCTGCACATCGCGTCGGTGCTGGTTCCGGTGACGGCCGTCTGCTGGGTCGCGCTGATGGTCGGCGCGATGATCACCCACGGCCGCCGCGCGGAGATCGCGTTCGTGGTGCTGAACCTCGGCTACCTCGCGCTCGCGGCGTTCATCGCGTGGGGACGCTTCGGTCCGGCGTCCTTCGTCCACTGA
- a CDS encoding CRISPR-associated helicase/endonuclease Cas3: MRLWGVPEETALRVGRLWGKSAARNGGRTHLLIGHLLDTAAVAGVMWDRYLAPSFRRRLDEISGGRGRAWLMWVCGIHDCGKACPAFQAMDPAEAAPVLAAGLTWGRLAAGREKRWRHDVAGAAMLLPRLRDEWGDPEAAAWLWPLVAGHHGSYPSILGLEPPQRDALGRGAAWAETQRALVDVFTRAVGFEDLAAARPLAALRKAEQLALSGLVVMADWIASDSEQFEGLGDAGDISPAGSWRRAEAAWRRLGLRGGWGGLTVPASVQEPLHGRLGVRPRASQVELVERAWALPAPGLLVAEAPMGEGKTKAALAAAEVLAARFGLDGVFVAMPTQATSDPMYAQVLEWVRTFDPALEPHVALLHGKRRFNPRWREIWEAGRSAGTGEADEAPADPWDVYGAIDEDDDFFGPGRSHNAVEEAGQAREAAEGENAGPAQWFLGPKRGLLTAFAVGTVDHLLYAATRTRHVMLRFAGLAGKVVIVDEVHAADVYMRQFLLEALRWLGQAGVPVVLLSATLPPAQRQAFVDAYLSGAVGAADVVQPVPPPAGYPCVTSAHAAEGRPVAESSRVAVASWRESVPTRIAWLPDTSKDGAVVADAVRDAVADGGVVLVVVNQVDRAQAIHRRLERDGFDGRLFLLHGRLCATHRADRSAECLRLMGPEAGSEGADRPGRMVVIATQLAEQSFDVDADLLITDLAPTDLLLQRIGRLHRHAGTRRPAAHATPRVLVTGVAADRQGRPCFLPASEGIYGAWPLLRAAALVAEAAGPLRPDRGVSGREPAPWSVPADVPDLVARAYGDAEVCPPEWDESAAAGVWRAKEAERQKKAEGFLLTRAREWGTTTLEGLHYGGVRVRREEELDALVRDGEQGVEAVIVRRVPTGYAAFDGTRLGVHGEVLDEPVVERLLGGSVRLPVGLAEEAGRALDPLPGWTAHPWLRYALALVLEEDGWALVGKDRVSYDDGLGLVVERG, encoded by the coding sequence ATGCGGTTATGGGGTGTGCCCGAGGAGACGGCCCTGCGGGTGGGGCGGTTGTGGGGGAAGTCGGCTGCGCGCAACGGGGGCAGGACGCACCTGCTGATCGGTCATCTGCTGGACACAGCTGCGGTGGCCGGAGTGATGTGGGACCGGTACCTGGCGCCGTCGTTCCGGCGGCGGCTGGACGAGATCAGCGGTGGGCGCGGGCGGGCGTGGCTGATGTGGGTGTGCGGGATCCATGACTGCGGGAAGGCGTGTCCGGCGTTCCAGGCGATGGATCCCGCCGAGGCGGCGCCGGTGCTGGCGGCCGGGCTGACGTGGGGGCGGTTGGCGGCTGGTCGGGAGAAGCGGTGGCGGCACGACGTCGCGGGTGCGGCGATGCTGCTGCCGCGGTTGCGTGACGAGTGGGGTGATCCGGAGGCTGCCGCCTGGTTGTGGCCGCTTGTGGCGGGACACCACGGGAGCTATCCGTCCATCCTGGGCCTGGAACCGCCGCAGCGGGACGCGTTGGGCAGGGGGGCGGCCTGGGCGGAGACGCAGCGTGCGCTGGTGGACGTCTTCACCCGAGCCGTGGGGTTCGAGGATCTGGCGGCGGCACGGCCGCTCGCGGCGCTGCGCAAGGCGGAGCAGTTGGCGTTGTCGGGCCTGGTCGTGATGGCGGACTGGATCGCGAGTGACAGCGAGCAATTCGAGGGGCTGGGCGATGCCGGTGACATCTCACCGGCCGGGTCGTGGCGCCGGGCCGAGGCCGCGTGGCGGCGTCTGGGTCTGCGCGGCGGGTGGGGCGGGTTGACCGTGCCCGCGTCCGTGCAGGAGCCGTTGCACGGCCGGTTGGGCGTTCGGCCGCGTGCGTCGCAGGTGGAGTTGGTGGAGCGGGCGTGGGCCCTGCCGGCCCCGGGGCTGCTGGTGGCCGAGGCTCCGATGGGTGAGGGCAAGACGAAGGCGGCCCTCGCGGCGGCCGAGGTGCTGGCGGCCCGCTTCGGCCTGGACGGCGTGTTCGTGGCGATGCCGACGCAGGCGACGAGCGATCCGATGTACGCGCAGGTGCTGGAGTGGGTGCGGACGTTCGATCCCGCGTTGGAGCCCCACGTCGCCCTCCTGCATGGCAAGCGGCGCTTCAACCCGAGATGGCGCGAGATCTGGGAGGCCGGGCGTTCGGCCGGGACGGGCGAAGCCGACGAGGCGCCGGCGGACCCGTGGGACGTGTACGGCGCGATCGACGAGGACGACGACTTCTTCGGCCCGGGACGCTCCCACAACGCGGTCGAGGAGGCCGGACAGGCCAGAGAGGCCGCGGAGGGGGAGAACGCGGGTCCGGCCCAGTGGTTCCTGGGCCCCAAGCGGGGCCTGCTCACCGCGTTCGCCGTCGGCACGGTGGACCACCTGCTGTACGCGGCGACGCGTACCCGACACGTGATGCTGCGGTTCGCCGGGCTGGCGGGGAAGGTCGTGATCGTGGACGAGGTGCACGCCGCCGACGTCTACATGCGGCAGTTCCTGCTGGAGGCTCTGCGCTGGCTCGGGCAGGCGGGGGTACCGGTGGTGCTGCTGTCGGCGACGCTGCCGCCCGCGCAACGGCAGGCTTTCGTCGACGCCTACCTCTCGGGTGCCGTGGGCGCCGCGGACGTGGTGCAGCCGGTGCCCCCGCCGGCCGGCTACCCCTGCGTGACGTCGGCGCATGCGGCGGAGGGGCGGCCGGTGGCGGAGAGTTCGCGGGTCGCGGTGGCGTCCTGGCGGGAATCGGTGCCGACGCGGATCGCGTGGTTGCCGGACACGTCCAAGGACGGAGCGGTCGTGGCCGACGCGGTGCGGGACGCGGTGGCGGACGGCGGGGTGGTGCTCGTCGTCGTCAACCAGGTGGACCGCGCGCAGGCGATCCACCGGCGGCTGGAGCGGGACGGCTTCGACGGGCGGCTGTTCCTGCTGCACGGGCGACTGTGCGCCACCCACCGTGCGGACCGGAGCGCCGAGTGCCTGCGGCTGATGGGCCCGGAGGCGGGGTCGGAAGGGGCGGACCGGCCCGGGCGCATGGTGGTGATCGCCACCCAGCTCGCGGAGCAGTCCTTCGACGTGGACGCCGACCTCCTGATCACCGACCTCGCGCCGACGGACCTGCTGCTCCAACGGATCGGCCGGCTGCACCGGCACGCGGGCACGCGGCGTCCCGCGGCTCACGCGACGCCGCGCGTCCTGGTGACGGGAGTGGCCGCCGACCGGCAGGGGCGTCCCTGCTTTCTCCCCGCCTCGGAGGGGATCTACGGTGCGTGGCCTCTGCTGCGCGCGGCGGCCCTGGTGGCCGAGGCGGCGGGCCCGCTGCGCCCGGACCGCGGTGTCTCCGGCCGGGAGCCGGCCCCGTGGAGTGTTCCGGCCGACGTTCCGGACCTGGTGGCCCGCGCCTACGGGGATGCCGAAGTCTGCCCGCCGGAGTGGGACGAGTCCGCGGCTGCCGGCGTCTGGCGCGCCAAGGAGGCCGAACGGCAGAAGAAAGCGGAGGGGTTCCTGCTGACGCGAGCCCGCGAATGGGGGACGACGACCTTGGAGGGACTGCACTACGGCGGCGTCCGCGTCAGACGGGAGGAGGAACTCGACGCCTTGGTACGCGACGGCGAACAGGGGGTCGAGGCCGTGATCGTGCGCCGCGTGCCCACAGGCTATGCGGCCTTCGACGGCACGCGGCTCGGCGTGCACGGCGAGGTCCTGGACGAGCCGGTGGTCGAGCGACTGCTCGGCGGATCGGTACGGCTCCCCGTCGGTCTGGCGGAGGAGGCCGGACGGGCGTTGGATCCGCTTCCGGGCTGGACCGCCCACCCGTGGCTGCGTTACGCCCTGGCGCTGGTTCTGGAGGAGGACGGCTGGGCTCTGGTCGGCAAGGACCGCGTGTCGTACGACGACGGGTTGGGACTGGTCGTCGAACGGGGGTGA
- the casA gene encoding type I-E CRISPR-associated protein Cse1/CasA has translation MESTGDLVQGGWLPAVRTDGELRSAGLWEVLSEAHAVRRMDLPVPMMLAALLRQLLLPVTVDALGAPRTRAEWGRRFAQGRFSPEEVERLADYLGPRYGSRFRLLDAERPFAQVGGLTALSGDAKPSTLLVPSIASGNNVPLFSALSEADHLDLTLPQAALWLLHAHCWDTAAIKTGAVGDGQAKAGKTTGNPTGPLGQLGVIVPTGSTLYETLLLNTPVVPDGLDPADRPQWAWDERPATAGWRAPSGPEWSARNVGGLLDLLTFQSRRIRLICTETEEGPRVREVVVCAGDRLTETPQVEPHTAWNHTAKPKAGQPRHRPRRHFSGRAAWQGLDALLALALPEDSDGPFTSLLLRQIGALHSEGHLPAGYPLGVETSGLEYGNQSAVVENAITDSLPLPVAALTATDPWLRRALLDCVEQADRVGRALDMLNSDLRRASGGDPLPRNSGDRPSARFLHAVDASMRRLLAGLSTVGDDDLLERARLAWELTLRQAAVAEADSLVAATPARAVIGRKVRVNGKETVFRSGRAGAAFHGALRQILARVAEARSARGDDAA, from the coding sequence GTGGAATCGACAGGCGATCTCGTCCAGGGCGGCTGGCTGCCGGCCGTCCGGACGGATGGCGAACTCCGCAGCGCGGGCTTATGGGAGGTGCTGTCCGAGGCACACGCCGTCCGGCGCATGGACCTGCCGGTGCCCATGATGCTGGCGGCACTGCTGCGACAGCTGCTGCTGCCGGTGACGGTGGACGCGCTCGGCGCGCCTCGGACCCGCGCGGAGTGGGGAAGGCGGTTCGCTCAGGGGCGGTTCTCCCCGGAGGAGGTCGAGCGGCTCGCCGACTACCTCGGCCCTCGCTACGGCAGCCGTTTCCGGCTCCTCGACGCCGAGCGGCCGTTCGCGCAAGTGGGCGGGCTGACGGCGCTCAGCGGCGACGCCAAGCCGTCCACGCTGCTTGTCCCGTCGATCGCCTCGGGCAACAACGTGCCCCTGTTCAGCGCGCTCAGCGAGGCCGACCACCTCGACCTGACCCTGCCCCAGGCGGCGTTGTGGCTGTTGCACGCGCACTGCTGGGACACCGCCGCGATCAAGACCGGAGCTGTCGGCGACGGGCAGGCGAAAGCCGGCAAGACGACGGGAAACCCGACGGGACCACTGGGCCAGCTCGGCGTGATCGTTCCCACGGGCAGCACGCTGTACGAGACGCTGCTCCTCAACACCCCGGTCGTGCCCGACGGGCTCGACCCGGCCGACCGTCCCCAGTGGGCGTGGGACGAGCGCCCCGCGACGGCCGGTTGGAGGGCGCCGTCAGGGCCCGAGTGGTCCGCGCGGAACGTCGGCGGCCTCCTGGACCTTCTGACCTTCCAGTCCCGCCGAATCCGGCTGATCTGCACCGAGACCGAAGAGGGCCCGCGCGTGCGGGAGGTGGTCGTCTGCGCGGGGGACCGCCTCACGGAGACGCCGCAGGTCGAGCCGCACACGGCGTGGAACCACACGGCCAAGCCCAAGGCGGGCCAGCCACGGCACCGACCCCGCCGCCACTTCTCCGGGCGCGCCGCCTGGCAGGGCCTCGACGCCCTCCTCGCGCTCGCCCTCCCCGAGGACAGCGACGGCCCCTTCACCTCCCTGCTGCTGCGTCAGATCGGGGCCCTGCACAGTGAGGGCCACCTGCCGGCCGGCTACCCGCTCGGAGTGGAGACCAGCGGGCTGGAGTACGGAAACCAGTCAGCCGTGGTGGAGAACGCCATCACCGACAGCCTCCCCCTCCCGGTCGCGGCCCTCACCGCCACCGACCCCTGGCTGCGGAGAGCGCTGCTCGACTGTGTCGAGCAGGCCGATCGGGTCGGTCGCGCGCTGGACATGCTCAACAGCGATCTTCGGCGCGCGTCCGGCGGGGACCCGCTGCCCCGCAACAGCGGCGACCGCCCCTCGGCCCGCTTCCTGCACGCCGTGGACGCCAGTATGCGGCGCCTGCTGGCCGGACTGAGCACCGTCGGCGACGACGACCTGCTGGAACGTGCCCGACTGGCCTGGGAGCTGACCTTGCGCCAGGCCGCGGTCGCGGAAGCCGACAGCCTGGTGGCGGCCACCCCCGCCCGAGCGGTGATCGGCCGGAAGGTGAGAGTGAACGGCAAGGAGACGGTCTTCCGCAGCGGCAGGGCCGGCGCGGCCTTCCACGGTGCCCTGCGCCAGATCCTGGCCAGAGTCGCCGAAGCCCGTTCCGCACGAGGGGACGACGCCGCGTGA
- the casB gene encoding type I-E CRISPR-associated protein Cse2/CasB codes for MNTTTTTTGRSYRPYFWDEFTSAPAPRGDGGQSLPAWAERGLRSLRDGLGREPGSVPSMRQLHRVRPTDADRNADRLPASYRAEHAVLTLFGLHQTGAAHSAHRPGVGLGTACRGLRGSLSEAAVRRRLAAAATAQDLDELVQHLRGIVPLLRQADTGLDYTRLYRDLCDWLTPRHTKVLRAWGLQYTDPTGAPAETRADGPQGAKPRTADQPLWATFDPKSGSAGADLAALRSGLGAEAGTVPAMWRFYRTSLSTELRAKGALTRDLVAEHTALALFGVHQHGRRVPMHTHGVSPGAACHRLLARDGQADRTAIERRLGVLLTSLDGEELAHHLRGLVTLLRAKDIGLDYDALRRALRHWDDSEGAEEQSRIRSRWDRDFRVGDAPPRD; via the coding sequence GTGAACACCACGACCACCACGACTGGCCGGTCCTACCGGCCCTACTTCTGGGACGAGTTCACCTCCGCCCCCGCCCCCCGCGGGGACGGAGGCCAGTCACTCCCGGCCTGGGCCGAAAGGGGCCTGCGCAGCCTGCGGGACGGTCTGGGCCGCGAGCCGGGAAGCGTGCCCTCCATGCGGCAACTTCACCGGGTGCGACCGACCGACGCGGACCGGAACGCCGATCGGCTTCCGGCGTCGTACCGCGCCGAGCACGCCGTGCTCACCCTCTTCGGCCTCCACCAGACCGGCGCCGCCCATTCGGCGCACCGGCCGGGGGTCGGACTCGGGACCGCGTGCCGGGGCCTGCGCGGCTCGCTCTCCGAGGCCGCGGTCCGACGGCGCCTGGCCGCCGCGGCCACCGCGCAGGACCTCGACGAACTGGTGCAGCACCTGCGGGGAATCGTCCCCCTGCTGCGACAGGCCGACACCGGCCTGGACTACACCCGCCTGTACCGCGACCTGTGCGACTGGCTGACGCCCCGGCACACCAAGGTGCTGCGCGCCTGGGGCCTGCAGTACACCGACCCGACCGGCGCCCCGGCCGAGACCCGCGCGGACGGCCCGCAGGGTGCGAAGCCCCGCACCGCGGACCAGCCCCTCTGGGCCACCTTCGACCCGAAGAGCGGCAGCGCGGGCGCCGACCTGGCGGCGCTGCGATCCGGTCTCGGCGCCGAGGCCGGCACCGTACCGGCGATGTGGCGGTTCTACCGCACGAGCCTGTCCACGGAGCTGCGGGCCAAGGGCGCTCTCACCCGCGACCTGGTGGCCGAGCACACCGCCCTCGCCCTCTTCGGGGTGCACCAGCACGGCAGGCGCGTACCGATGCACACGCACGGAGTCAGCCCCGGTGCCGCCTGCCACCGGCTCCTCGCGAGAGACGGCCAGGCGGACCGCACCGCGATCGAGCGCCGGCTCGGCGTCCTGCTGACCTCCCTGGACGGCGAGGAACTGGCCCACCACCTGCGCGGGCTGGTCACCCTGCTGCGGGCGAAGGACATCGGGCTCGACTACGACGCCCTGCGACGGGCGCTGCGGCACTGGGACGACTCCGAGGGAGCCGAGGAGCAGTCCCGCATCCGAAGCCGGTGGGACCGCGACTTCCGCGTCGGCGACGCGCCCCCGCGCGACTGA